TAGAAGCGGCAAAGAGTAAGACATATTGGCCATTTGATACATTAACACTATGTGAATCacaatctcaaaaaaaaaaaaaaaactatgtgaATCACTCAAAGAGAAAACCATGATTAAGGATCTCTCCTCTTgcaataaacaaaaagaaagacaaTGTCAACTCTGTGACTTCTAAATGGGATGTATAAAAAGATAAACTAGAAAAAGTTGGGGATTTTATGTTGTACAACAGGCACAAATGAGCAGATGttggaaaaagaaatagaaaggaGGATATGTGCTAAGCACTAACATACTTTACGTACTTTAGTTCGCTACTCTTATATATTGTAGCCTAGTTATAGAAACACAAGACTACTAAGAATgtgtttcaaattataaaagtttAAGGTGTTACTACATGTATACTAGAAGACAGCTTAACACTAAATctttaaaagaacaaaaaaaaggagaagaagaaagatgttAGACTAGAAAAGACTTGTTTAAGTATACCTGCCCTTTCTTTGTAGTAAGTTGCCGAAGTATAGTTTCAGGCCTTGTTTTCCCTACAGTTGGCTCACCACTGAGACATGCAAACAAGTGTAAGATAATGCTAACAGTTATTGCATTCACTAAAATCATAGGTATCAGAAAATTGGGTCCTTACGTCTTATCAAGGAAACGGATGGCTATGTTATTCACCTCTGCTTCAGAAACCTCTAGCCTAATCATACCTCCAGAGAGCATTTCTACGCCCGATACCTACAGGGCAAGATAACTCTAAGTCAGATTTTTGAAATCACAATGTAAGgcttcaaaaagaaaaataaatgacaaCAGGTTACATAGTTAATAACCAAGTGCTAACCGCTCCAAAAAGACCCCGTTCCATGTACCAACCATTTATAGAGCTTATTATTTCATCTATCCGCTTGATATTAACGATTTTTCCTGCATTGCTTGACACCAAAATAAGCAGAGCATGGGTTGCTTACCATACATAACGTAAAATATAGGCTGATTAGTCTAAATACTTTAAAGAGATAAATATAAAGCAGAAGCTcctgatataaaaataaatgacgATAGAGGGTGTATAGAGAGAATAAGGAAGGTGTACCATATCCATCTCGAAAAGAATCCTCTATAAACTTTGCTGGAAGCACATTGGCTCCTTCACATACCAAACCATGGAACTCTTGGTTTGGTTCTACCTTATGCCAAAACCATAATGACATAAGCAATTACACATGCCAAAGAATggaaaataatacattttagTTTAAAGATTACAACCATTTTGGAATGCAGGTAAATACTACTTagaaactttaaatttaataagacaatggtcattcttataaaaatgaaactctttttatttgattgagtaCCTGGAATACCAAGCGAATACCATCTCTAGTATCCACAGCAACAGGCATACAAGAGCAAAAGTAGCCACTAGCAATGATCCTATGCACATCTTCTTGTACCTCTTGCACTGTAAGCGCCGAATTGGGTCGGCAAGCTTTGAGAGCATTCAATACCTCATTCTCCAAATCCTTCCGTTCAAGTTCTTCCCCATCTTTGCTTCGCACTAACACTTCACTTATCAGAACTCTCTCCTCATTACCACTCCCGGTTTTCGTGCCCAACGACGGAGCTGAGTCATCCAAGTTGCTCTGACTCAATGCGATTGATGCACAGCAAAGTAAAGGAGAAGTATTTGATAATTTCCAGGGAAATGGGATGATGGGCTTTCTTAAAAATTGCAGAATTGCATTTTGGGGATTGAACTTTTGATGAAATGGGTGTTGGAATTTGGATAAAGTTCGCAAAAATGCAGCTCTGGGGTTGAGATTTTGACAAAATGGGTGTGGGAATTTGGGGAAATTCTGTACAACTAAGTGTAGATTGGCGAAGAATGGGTTTGGGGTATGATGGTGTAGAGGAGGAGGAGAGAACAGAGGAAGTTTTATAGAAGATGAAGTGAAGCGAACGTCTTCGTTTTGGAGCATAGCTGGAGGTTCACCGGCGCCGGCTTGCCGCACTCCGGCCGTAACAGAGAAAGAGAGGGAATCGTGCTTTAAACCCTTTGGAATTTATAAACCCAGGCGGTGTTAAtgctcaaatatatatatatatactagtctCCGGACACGTGTGTTGCACGtgtatttcaaattaaaaaaaaaaaagtatatagtAAACTATTAGGAgaacatgatatttttttcGAGTGTTCTCTCGATATTTTTGATCTAATGcacattaaataattttcaaagcTTATCCATTTATAAGCAATTAAATGTACAGGCATAAGTCATCAACaactaaaaaatttatgaaattgatcaATCAAAAGGTGATTAGATATCAATATTTGTAAAATATTCCAAGAAAGACACATCaagttaaagaattaaaaagaaaatcaaaaggtGATTAGATATCAATATTTGTAAAATATTCCAAGAAAGACACATCaagttaaagaattaaaaagaaaaaaagtgacGTTACTTAAAGTCTTCTTGCATCCTTGATGTGTATCGTTACAAATGTAACTACttccttaaaaacttttacatatatcCAGATTTATATTTATAGGCTTACAATTACTATCCATCACTGCTAGAGAAGACTTGGAGTTGCCACATTTGTTGAAGAAAATGTGATATATTTTGCTAGCAAACAGctacaattttaatttattattaatagttaAAAAGTTTATAACATGGCTTTTTTTTACGCGGAAAACTATGCTTAGAGAGTTTCAAAGAGAGTTGATTATCATTCAACATCAAACCATATGTGTACAACACTCAATTTTTTATGTGTGTTTATACCTTTTAAGCTAtttattttacctattaaaaaaattagaaagttaTCATTCAAATTAAGTTAGCAAATCAAACGGAAAAAAACTAGACTTAATAAAATTGTACCTGAAAATTAGAAAACGCTTTTGTACCCACTTAACAATGGAAGCTTATGCTGAATGACTAATATTGAGTATGTTTATATAGCGTAGTCTTGAAGATTCGTTGATAAAAACTTTTTGATATTCCTCAATTACTTAATTTGATTCCTTTCAACTTCTCTTAATTAGCAAAATACGTTTCAActtctatattaattaaaacttTATTAGTGTTCATCCTATTTCGTTGTTTCACATAGTAATTGAGTAGACGGCTGAACTTATCATTTTGCTCCTCTATTATGTAATTCAAATATTActgtttaatttatatttgggtaaagtattttattactttttaatttagaataggagcaaaatagtaattcaactttacaTTTTAGAGCttcatacttataataatatatgatatgattaaagaaatatgaaaattcaTGTATTATTAGTCTAGTAGCGTGAAAGCTATCCGGACACCAtctacaaataaataaatcatatttcattgatttattttccaaaatttacAATGACGAATCttcaatttgaaattaaatatagTTTTATCTTAAGAATTTATAgttaaagttgaattttttttatagattttaaattaaaatttgaaacgaGTCTCCTAATTAGTGTTGTATACTTCTTAAAGAGATGAAATttgattttcgaaaagagttaacaaaaattcaacaaataatttCATGATTGTGATTCGACGATCGATTAAGTAATTGAATTACGAAATCTCTAACTTTTGTCTTCACAAagaaacctttttttttctttctatttaaaaaGATTCCTACATCTCAAAATGTGGGTTCACAACTAcaaaaaatgagtaaaaatttcaaacaaaaaaccTTTCCATTGCTTGAATGGTGTACAATGAGCTTTTTTTTAAAGTCTTCAGCTTGTATTTTCTTTgcatttggttgtttttttccttttctcacCGCACTCGAACCTTGACCAAATAAACCATATGTATGTCCCTTTGACTTCTCGATGTGAAAACACAGAGCCAGGACGCTGATCTTTGAATAGGAAAACGAGCCATTCCATATCGCGTTGGTTTGATCTTCCTTTCTCTTAGACAAGTTCTGGACCATTTGGTAGTAGATTATAACCATCATGATGCTTATTCTTGTGTTCAACAGGTATCAACTTCAATATTACTGCAACTATCAAGCTTGCAGCACCAATTAAGACACTGAGTAGCCATAGTTTCCAGCTGAGCGGTGTAGTGCTTGCCAACGTGCCTAAGAACTCAACGATGATAACTTGGAAAACGACAGTGGAAGTTATGACACCTACGAATATCCAGCTTCCAAAAATGCCACGGAACACATTTATCTTCTCTATGTCACGACTGTTTATTTCATTGAAAACCTGTATCAAATCGCGGAAAATATCTCAGTGACAATTTTACACATACGAATCCATAACAAGGAAAATGTTCGTTCATTTTCCATACGTATACTGCACCAAAGTTTACAGCAAGTACCTGACAGAAAACAAATGTGTTGaaaatgaaagtattgagaacTATGGTAGCATCTGAACCTTCGAGCCTCAGAATCTGCTTTCCAGTGACGTTGAAAACTAAAAGTATAGCTAGTTGGAAGATACTTTGTCCGATTATATTTCTCCACATCGTCTTGGAAATCAAACTCACTTCCCTTCCAACAGGAGGTCTGTTCATTAGTTCTTCATGTGGTGGTTCCGTAGCCAAGGCAATTGCACCTAAAGTGTCCATAATAAGGTTCACCCACAGCAGCTGAACCGCGGTAAAAGGAGCAGATCCTGTTATGTTATAGCGACAGGTAAATATCAGGTATCAATTCAGAAACTTGTTCTCACATTTTTTCAATGGAATACACTGATCGCTTACAGAAAAACGAATGAAGAACTCGTATAGAACATTGAATACCTGAAATGCATGCGGAGATAAAATTGATTATCAGAGCCACAACACAGACTGTCAGCTGGAACTGCACAAACttttgaatatttatgtatacaGAACGACCCCATTTAGCCACATTCACGATTGTGCTAAAGTTGTCATCGAGCACTATAATATCAGCACTTTCTTTAGCAACCTGAGAATGTATTTAAGAAAAGAGATGTCAAGAACAGCTTCATTTGGAAGGTTTAATACAAGAAATGGTAAATTAACGTATGACAGGAGAAATTTACAAACCTCTGTGCCTGCTATACCCATAGCAAATCCAATATCCGCCTCGTTGAGAGCAGGAGCATCATTTGTGCCATCACCAGTAACTGCAACAATCTCATTAAACATACCTTTTAGATTATTTACCAACACAAGCTTGTCCATTGGTGATGCTCGAGCGATCACCTACATTCAAGATTCGAGCATTTCAGGAACCATTCATTTACACCACACGAATCTGCAAGAGTGAGATAAAACAATCAAGAGTATACCTGAATTCTAGGAATTATATGCCTCATTTCATCAGGAGTTTTGTTGCGAAATTCTGGACCTTCAATAGCCAAACCATCAGCAGTTAGTATCCCGCATTCTTTAGCAATGGCTTTGGCTGTCTTAATATTGTCACCAGTGACCATTCGCACAGTAATTCCAGCAGCTAAACAAGTTTTTACTGCATTTTTAACTCCAGGTCGAACTGGATCTTTAATCCCGACCACAGCAACCAATGTGTAGCCACTATCAGGaatattatcattttcataACCATCCTCAATGTCTTTGTAAGCCAAGCAAAGGGTACGCAAGGCTTCACCAGTGAAGTCATTAATGACAtccataatatttctttttcggTTATCTGTCAAATGAACAATTTCACCATTAAGATCAATAAACCTGTCACACATTTTAAAGATTATCTCGGCTGCACCCTTGCAGAAAGCTCGCTTGTTTCCATCTGGGAGAGCAATAAGCACAgacatctttttcttttccgAATTGAAAGGCTCAACCTTCAGCAGTTTACAGCCCCTTCTTTGCTTGTCAATATCACCACCAAGAAGCGATCCATATTCTAATATTGCTGATTCTGTTGGTGTACCGAGAATAGATTTCTTTCCGCCCTTGTCCTTAACAACCTCTGCTACCGTATTGTGAAATATTGCCTGCAGAAGCAATGTCATTTCATTTTCACGTATATTCAAAGTTATTGCATCCCGACCTGCATCAGTTTCTACCTTTTTCGTTTTTTCACAAATCCATATCTTGTTAACTACCATTTGGTTTGTTGTTAGTGTTCCTGTCTTATCTGTGCAGATGCAAGTAGCTGATCCCATCGTCTCACATGCGGAAAGATGTCTCACCAATGCCTTGTTATCCATTAGCTTTTTCATTGCAAACGCAAGAC
The sequence above is a segment of the Solanum lycopersicum chromosome 10, SLM_r2.1 genome. Coding sequences within it:
- the LOC101253440 gene encoding putative calcium-transporting ATPase 11, plasma membrane-type — encoded protein: MEAELEKLALIVSSYDIEALRKVGGVEGVASWLSVSLNVGVKTSDVSYRQNVYGSNKYTEKAFKRFWTFLWEALQDITLIILMVCAVVSISVGFATEGWPKGTYDGLGVLLSIFLVVVVTAISDYRQSLQFRDLDKEKKKILIQVTRDGSMQKVPIYDLVVGDVVHLSIGDLVPADGIFVSGYSLLIDQSSMSGESAPISIYEGRPFLLSGTKVQDGSAKMLITTVGMKTEWGKLMERLAEGVEDETPLQVKLSGVATIIGKIGLAFALLTFMVLTVRFLVEKVLHHELMKWSSGDAMTLLNYFVTAVTIIVVAVPEGLPLAVTLSLAFAMKKLMDNKALVRHLSACETMGSATCICTDKTGTLTTNQMVVNKIWICEKTKKVETDAGRDAITLNIRENEMTLLLQAIFHNTVAEVVKDKGGKKSILGTPTESAILEYGSLLGGDIDKQRRGCKLLKVEPFNSEKKKMSVLIALPDGNKRAFCKGAAEIIFKMCDRFIDLNGEIVHLTDNRKRNIMDVINDFTGEALRTLCLAYKDIEDGYENDNIPDSGYTLVAVVGIKDPVRPGVKNAVKTCLAAGITVRMVTGDNIKTAKAIAKECGILTADGLAIEGPEFRNKTPDEMRHIIPRIQVIARASPMDKLVLVNNLKGMFNEIVAVTGDGTNDAPALNEADIGFAMGIAGTEVAKESADIIVLDDNFSTIVNVAKWGRSVYINIQKFVQFQLTVCVVALIINFISACISGSAPFTAVQLLWVNLIMDTLGAIALATEPPHEELMNRPPVGREVSLISKTMWRNIIGQSIFQLAILLVFNVTGKQILRLEGSDATIVLNTFIFNTFVFCQVFNEINSRDIEKINVFRGIFGSWIFVGVITSTVVFQVIIVEFLGTLASTTPLSWKLWLLSVLIGAASLIVAVILKLIPVEHKNKHHDGYNLLPNGPELV